Within Caulobacter segnis, the genomic segment ACGACGGGCGGCCAGCACGGCCTCGGCCTGCTGACGCTTCAGCATCGAGCCGGCGATCTCGGGGGCGTAGGCCAGATGCATCAGGTGGGCCTCGTCGATGGCGACGCCCGCGACGTTGCAGCGCTGTTGCAGGTCCTTCTGCAGCCGGTCGCCGACCTCCTCGGCATGGGCGCGCAAGGTCGGCTCGCCCTCCTCGGCGTGGTCGTAGGCATAATGCGAAGCGACCTCGCGCAGGCCGGTCTCGATCTGGATGTTCACGAAGGCCACATAGTCGTCGACGTCGAACAGGGCCTGGGCCGAATCCTTGACCCGCCAGACGATGTTGGCGGCGATCTCGATCGGGTTGCCGCGCTTGTCGTTGACCTTCAGCGTCTCGCTGGTGACGTTGCGCACCCGCAGGCTGATCTTCTTGCGGCCGTACCAGAACAGGATCCAGCGCAGCCCGGTCTTGCGGTCGGTGCCGACGTAGGACCCGAACAGGGTGATGGCGTAGGCCTCGTTCGGCTGCAGCGAATAGAAGCCGGCCGAGATCAATAGGAACAGCAGAACCAGCGCGACACCGATGACCGGCATGGTCTGGGAGAACGCGAAGATCCCGCCCCCCAGCAGGAACGGCAGAACCAGCAGTGGCAGACCGCCGTCCATGCCGGCATGAGGGCGCTCGACGGTCGGATTGATGGTGCGGGTATCGGTCATGGCAAGCCTCCAGGGTTGCAATCAAAGTGATATCACTTTGATCAGCGTTATCCAGAGAAAAGCGACACCATGAGACCGCGCCCTCACGCCAGCTGGCGCGAGGCTTCGTGGGATGGGATTTGAAGGGAATGGTGGGCAGTGAGGGGATCGAACCCCCGACCCTCTCGGTGTAAACGAGACGCTCTACCGCTGAGCTAACTGCCCGCTCGGGCCCGCCTCCTTCGAATGACATCGAATGAGGAGACAGGCTCGACCTTCTGACTCGGTCGGCGCTTCTAGCCTTAGCCGCGCGCCGCGCAAAGCGCGAAAACGAAAAGGCGGAACGCCAGCCCCTGACGCCCCGCCTCCCGTGACGCGGAAAACTGGTTTTAGCCGTTCAGCGAGGACTTCAGGCCTTCGCCGACCTGGAAGCGCGCGGTCTTCGAAGCGGGACGGTTGACCGTCTCGCCGGTGCGCGGGTTTCGGGCGGTGCCGGCGGCGCGGGTCACGGCCTTGAAGGTGCCGAAGCCGACCAGGCGAACGTCCTGACCCGATTTCAGCGAGTCGGTGACGGCGTCGATGAAAGCTTCCAGCGCGTCCTTGGCCTGGTTCTTGTTGATGCCCGCCTTCTCGGCGATCGCCGTAACGAGTTCGGCTTTTGTGGTCATGTTTTTCTCCCAGCCTGAGCAGCGCCGTTTATTCCTTACGGCGCCTGGCTCAGCGGGGGATTATGGCGGCATAAAATGCCCCGTCAAACGCGAGCGGCGCGGGAAACTCCCGCGCCGCCTAAGTTATCGACGATTAGTTGGGTTTAGTGAGTGAGAACGGCGTCTGCGTCGCCCTCATCCTTCTTCGCACCCGCAGCAATCGGCTCGTCGGCCTCGTTCCATTCGACGGGCGTCAGCGGGCCGGTGAGGCCGTGCTTGAGCACCTCGTCCATGGTCGAGACCGGGATGATTTCCAGACCGTCCTTGACGCTCTGGGGCACATCCACGAGGTCCTTCTCGTTCTCCTGCGGGATCAGGACGGTTTTAACGCCCGAACGCAGGGCAGCCAGCAGCTTCTCCTTCAAGCCGCCGATCGCGGTGACCCGGCCGCGCAGGGTGATCTCGCCAGTCATGGCGATGTCCTTGCGGATCGGGATGCCGGTCAGGACCGAGACGATGGCCAGGCCCA encodes:
- a CDS encoding HU family DNA-binding protein, with product MTTKAELVTAIAEKAGINKNQAKDALEAFIDAVTDSLKSGQDVRLVGFGTFKAVTRAAGTARNPRTGETVNRPASKTARFQVGEGLKSSLNG
- a CDS encoding SPFH domain-containing protein; protein product: MTDTRTINPTVERPHAGMDGGLPLLVLPFLLGGGIFAFSQTMPVIGVALVLLFLLISAGFYSLQPNEAYAITLFGSYVGTDRKTGLRWILFWYGRKKISLRVRNVTSETLKVNDKRGNPIEIAANIVWRVKDSAQALFDVDDYVAFVNIQIETGLREVASHYAYDHAEEGEPTLRAHAEEVGDRLQKDLQQRCNVAGVAIDEAHLMHLAYAPEIAGSMLKRQQAEAVLAARRTIVAGAVDMVESALGQLSERGVVTLDDERRASMVSNLLVVLCADREAQPVVNTGTLYG